Proteins from a genomic interval of Brachybacterium vulturis:
- a CDS encoding DUF456 domain-containing protein, whose product MDSLTVQIIVTVLVGIAYVVGLTGIVVPVLPGTITIVIAAFVWAIVIGGWAGWVTFAIALVLGAIGMTTSYVLTGRRLHAAEVPMWPIYVAIASGIVGIFVIPFLGLPLGFLLGLYIAEAVRQKDFRRGLTSAWVAMKALGLGILIEFSLAMLSTIAFAIAVVVHFVTA is encoded by the coding sequence GTGGACTCACTCACCGTCCAGATCATCGTGACCGTCCTGGTCGGCATCGCCTACGTGGTGGGCCTGACCGGGATCGTGGTCCCGGTGCTGCCCGGCACCATCACCATCGTCATCGCCGCCTTCGTGTGGGCGATCGTGATCGGCGGCTGGGCCGGCTGGGTGACCTTCGCGATCGCGCTGGTCCTCGGCGCGATCGGCATGACCACCAGCTACGTGCTCACCGGCCGGCGGCTGCACGCGGCCGAGGTGCCGATGTGGCCGATCTACGTCGCGATCGCCTCCGGCATCGTCGGCATCTTCGTGATCCCCTTCCTGGGCCTGCCGCTCGGATTCCTGCTGGGCCTGTACATCGCCGAAGCGGTGCGGCAGAAGGACTTCAGGCGGGGCCTCACCTCCGCCTGGGTCGCGATGAAGGCCCTGGGCCTGGGCATCCTCATCGAGTTCTCCCTCGCCATGCTCTCCACGATCGCCTTCGCGATCGCGGTCGTCGTCCACTTCGTGACGGCATGA